In Dolichospermum flos-aquae CCAP 1403/13F, the following proteins share a genomic window:
- a CDS encoding STAS domain-containing protein, with the protein MIHIEQKTYTTQDGNTIIMLTPVGRLDITTAWQFRLKLQECISKLGRHIVIDLGQVNFIDSSGLTSLVAGMRDADKVKGSFRICNIHPEAKLVFEVTMMDTVFEIFETQEEALEGVPRSLSF; encoded by the coding sequence ATGATTCATATAGAGCAAAAAACCTACACAACTCAAGACGGTAACACAATAATAATGTTAACTCCGGTAGGTCGCTTAGATATTACCACTGCTTGGCAATTTCGGCTGAAATTACAGGAATGTATTTCTAAGCTTGGCCGTCATATTGTTATTGATCTAGGCCAAGTAAATTTTATTGATAGTTCTGGACTGACTTCCTTAGTAGCTGGTATGCGTGATGCTGATAAGGTTAAGGGCAGTTTTCGTATTTGTAATATTCACCCAGAAGCCAAGCTTGTGTTTGAAGTCACAATGATGGATACTGTATTTGAAATCTTTGAAACTCAAGAAGAAGCCCTAGAAGGTGTACCTCGGAGTCTAAGTTTTTGA
- the hemF gene encoding oxygen-dependent coproporphyrinogen oxidase, giving the protein MLTNAQTPTITKDSSDVLPGVNAQARVSQFMQNLQDEITQGLEKLDGLGTFQEDSWQRPEGGGGRSRVLRDGAIFEQAGVNFSEVWGSHLPPSILAQRPEAAGHGFYATGTSLVLHPRNPYVPTVHLNYRYFEAGPVWWFGGGADLTPYYPFAEDAKHFHNTFKQACDQHHPEYYPVFKRWCDEYFYLKHRDETRGIGGLFLDYQDGQGSIYRGPDPHGDAAIYSNQVGQLPSRSWEDIFALVQDCAGAFLPAYAPIAERRQGMEYGDRQRNFQLYRRGRYVEFNLVYDRGTIFGLQTNGRTESILMSLPPLVRWEYGYKPEPNSPEAELYETFLKPQDWINWKPSQQ; this is encoded by the coding sequence ATGTTAACCAACGCGCAAACCCCCACTATCACAAAGGATTCATCTGATGTTCTCCCTGGTGTGAATGCCCAGGCTAGAGTCAGTCAGTTTATGCAGAATCTGCAGGATGAAATTACCCAAGGTTTAGAGAAATTAGATGGTCTGGGGACGTTTCAGGAAGATAGTTGGCAGCGTCCAGAAGGGGGTGGTGGGCGATCGCGTGTCCTGCGGGATGGGGCGATCTTTGAACAAGCAGGGGTAAATTTTTCTGAAGTTTGGGGTTCTCATTTACCTCCTTCAATTTTAGCCCAACGTCCAGAAGCAGCAGGACATGGATTTTATGCAACGGGTACTTCTTTGGTGTTGCACCCACGAAATCCTTATGTACCTACAGTCCATTTAAATTACCGCTATTTTGAAGCAGGTCCAGTTTGGTGGTTTGGTGGAGGTGCGGATTTAACACCTTATTACCCCTTTGCTGAAGATGCAAAACATTTTCATAACACTTTTAAACAAGCTTGTGATCAACACCATCCTGAGTATTATCCTGTGTTTAAGCGGTGGTGCGATGAATATTTTTATCTGAAACATCGGGATGAAACACGAGGAATTGGTGGTTTATTTTTAGATTACCAAGATGGTCAAGGTTCTATCTATCGCGGCCCAGATCCTCATGGGGACGCAGCTATTTATAGTAATCAGGTAGGTCAATTACCGTCACGGAGTTGGGAAGATATATTTGCTTTAGTTCAAGATTGTGCTGGGGCATTTTTACCTGCTTATGCGCCAATTGCGGAACGCCGACAGGGGATGGAATACGGCGATCGCCAACGTAATTTCCAATTATACCGTCGTGGTAGATATGTAGAATTTAACTTGGTTTATGACCGAGGGACAATTTTTGGACTGCAAACCAACGGCCGCACAGAATCAATTCTCATGTCTCTACCACCTTTAGTTCGTTGGGAATATGGCTACAAACCAGAACCTAATTCTCCTGAAGCTGAGTTGTATGAGACTTTTCTAAAACCGCAAGATTGGATAAACTGGAAACCAAGTCAACAATAG
- a CDS encoding DUF6636 domain-containing protein, which yields MYKQLIKPIIFVVTSIVTVLPQVSIAAPKGFQSPSGNMFCELIPGAKNSLRCEINTSLKPKPPQPYPGYCGFDWGMGFLLPADARPEILCISDTVADKNKPVLAYGRTWNNGGFKCVSQKTGLTCTNSNGIGFFLSREKWRVLGLSRP from the coding sequence ATGTATAAACAATTGATCAAACCAATTATCTTTGTAGTTACCAGCATAGTAACTGTCTTGCCACAGGTAAGTATTGCTGCACCAAAAGGGTTTCAATCCCCCAGTGGTAATATGTTTTGTGAGCTAATTCCAGGAGCAAAGAATAGTTTAAGGTGTGAAATCAATACTTCGCTAAAACCCAAACCGCCTCAACCTTACCCTGGATATTGCGGGTTTGATTGGGGAATGGGTTTTTTGTTACCTGCTGATGCTAGACCAGAAATTTTGTGTATTAGTGATACTGTCGCTGATAAAAATAAACCCGTTTTGGCTTATGGACGGACTTGGAACAATGGTGGTTTTAAGTGTGTTTCCCAAAAAACTGGTTTAACTTGTACTAATAGTAATGGGATTGGCTTTTTTCTGAGTCGGGAAAAATGGCGAGTATTAGGTCTTTCTAGACCTTAG
- a CDS encoding metallophosphatase, protein MTMWAILSGIEGNLPAYEAVIADIKLQSRYIEVLYIIGDLVGPRRECEQLVERVKSPRRGELAPMVCKGWWEEQCLILHGLGPTGDAPELLAKYGGDTVQMLWDCVSRQTVQWLRNLDFGFFELDCLLIHGSTAGVNDELTPDTLPIQMLDRLSRMQANNLFCGRSGLTFQYQLQAGSISSEITTLDHQLSPQIVTVTPSQVIGVGNVGRTPGEATYTLYNPGTNQVKFKTVFYGQAKGFQKRQICN, encoded by the coding sequence TTGACTATGTGGGCAATATTGAGTGGAATTGAAGGAAATTTGCCAGCCTATGAAGCTGTGATAGCTGATATTAAGCTGCAAAGCCGTTACATAGAGGTATTATATATTATCGGTGATTTAGTCGGTCCAAGGCGAGAATGTGAACAGTTAGTGGAAAGGGTAAAATCACCGCGACGGGGTGAATTAGCACCAATGGTTTGTAAGGGATGGTGGGAAGAACAGTGTTTGATTTTACATGGTTTGGGTCCGACTGGAGACGCACCGGAATTACTGGCAAAATATGGTGGTGATACTGTGCAGATGTTGTGGGATTGTGTTTCCCGTCAGACAGTACAATGGTTGAGAAACTTGGATTTTGGTTTTTTTGAATTAGATTGTTTATTAATACACGGTTCGACAGCAGGTGTAAATGATGAACTTACTCCCGATACTCTCCCTATTCAAATGCTAGATAGATTATCAAGAATGCAAGCAAATAACCTATTTTGTGGTCGTTCTGGGTTAACTTTTCAGTATCAGTTACAAGCTGGTTCTATTAGCAGTGAAATTACTACTCTTGATCATCAATTGTCCCCGCAAATTGTCACGGTTACTCCTAGTCAAGTGATTGGAGTGGGAAACGTGGGACGGACACCAGGAGAAGCAACATATACTCTCTACAATCCTGGGACAAATCAGGTGAAGTTTAAAACTGTGTTTTATGGACAAGCTAAGGGTTTTCAAAAGCGGCAGATTTGTAACTAA
- a CDS encoding metallophosphoesterase family protein, with translation MKIAVMSCIHGNYEALDAVLLDIDNQKAEKIFCVGDLVGYGPHPNAVINQIRSLDIPTCAGCWDKDIVEGLNACDCSYPSILAEKRGLKAHQWTNQEIHPENREFLANLPHSLQWRNLAFVHGSPHSNHEYLLPELDAFVALERVLSTGADVLFCGHTHVPYTRNLNAGELQVQVNNPAESRKINFSSALKKIVNVGSVGEPRHGRPNATYVIYETDTQGVTLREVTYDYQKTCAAIIEKGLPEIFGWRLAHGLEYAERAEDPTHVCTR, from the coding sequence ATGAAAATAGCTGTCATGTCATGTATTCATGGTAATTACGAAGCCTTAGATGCTGTATTATTAGATATTGACAATCAAAAAGCTGAAAAAATATTTTGTGTTGGTGATTTAGTGGGATATGGACCCCACCCTAATGCGGTAATTAACCAAATTCGCTCCTTGGATATTCCTACCTGCGCTGGTTGTTGGGATAAAGATATTGTGGAAGGATTGAATGCTTGTGATTGTAGTTATCCTTCAATATTGGCAGAAAAAAGAGGACTAAAGGCTCACCAATGGACAAATCAGGAAATCCACCCGGAAAACCGGGAATTTTTGGCCAATTTACCCCATAGTCTCCAATGGCGAAACTTAGCCTTTGTTCACGGTAGTCCCCATAGCAACCATGAATATTTATTACCTGAATTGGATGCTTTTGTCGCTTTAGAAAGGGTACTTTCCACAGGTGCAGACGTGCTATTTTGTGGACATACTCACGTTCCTTATACTCGTAATCTTAATGCTGGTGAGTTACAAGTTCAGGTTAATAATCCAGCAGAATCACGGAAAATTAACTTTTCATCTGCGCTGAAAAAGATTGTTAATGTTGGTTCTGTTGGAGAACCTCGACATGGACGACCAAATGCAACTTATGTAATTTATGAAACTGATACTCAAGGGGTGACTTTGCGGGAAGTTACCTATGATTATCAAAAAACCTGTGCAGCAATTATCGAAAAGGGATTACCAGAAATCTTTGGTTGGCGTTTAGCGCATGGCTTAGAGTATGCTGAACGGGCAGAAGATCCAACTCATGTTTGTACCAGATAA
- a CDS encoding GTP-binding protein — translation MTLPIITVVAGLFGSGKTTWICQQIRDIKSIEKVIYFSPGTGNIPIDQNKIATEFPDLKIFGDGQEIEFLYHIPTADSVYVELGSYLELNSISKILDHLTYHAIAIIPEELKNSEYDSWADEIIYGAPVPTIIVENLWRVETTGQVIDENSLDEFWYEITHGAYGIVTRAKAIFDVNDGRSLYCDFVSGVPQTDFLELNVPRYLEGRPQRFSGIEIAGKNLNETALKATLSDCCLSESMIFQYQQQVQQILLEGQQV, via the coding sequence ATGACTTTACCAATTATTACCGTTGTCGCTGGATTATTTGGATCTGGAAAAACTACCTGGATCTGTCAACAAATTCGAGATATTAAATCTATTGAAAAAGTAATTTATTTTTCTCCAGGAACGGGGAATATCCCCATTGATCAAAATAAAATAGCCACTGAATTTCCTGATCTGAAAATATTTGGTGATGGTCAAGAAATTGAATTTCTATATCACATCCCCACAGCAGATAGTGTTTATGTTGAATTAGGTTCTTATCTAGAGTTAAATAGTATATCAAAAATATTAGATCATCTCACTTACCACGCTATAGCAATTATTCCAGAGGAGTTAAAAAACTCTGAATATGATAGTTGGGCAGATGAAATTATCTATGGCGCACCAGTTCCAACTATAATTGTAGAAAATTTATGGCGGGTAGAAACTACGGGGCAAGTAATTGATGAAAATAGTTTAGATGAATTTTGGTATGAAATAACTCACGGTGCTTATGGGATTGTTACCCGTGCTAAGGCAATTTTCGATGTTAATGATGGACGTTCTCTTTACTGTGATTTTGTCTCTGGTGTTCCCCAAACGGACTTTTTAGAATTAAACGTACCAAGGTATTTAGAAGGTAGACCTCAGCGATTTAGTGGCATAGAAATAGCCGGAAAAAACTTAAATGAAACCGCTTTAAAAGCAACATTATCAGATTGCTGTTTATCTGAATCCATGATTTTTCAATATCAACAACAAGTACAACAAATTTTATTAGAAGGTCAACAAGTATGA
- the hisI gene encoding phosphoribosyl-AMP cyclohydrolase, which produces MIGNLKFNEQGLIPAIAQDYLDGTVLMMAWMNAESIQKTLATGEVYYWSRSRSQLWHKGATSTHIQKVKELFYDCDGDTILIKVEQVGDIACHTGVRSCFFNSVGILPHKL; this is translated from the coding sequence ATGATTGGAAATTTGAAATTTAATGAGCAGGGGTTAATTCCGGCTATAGCTCAAGATTATCTTGATGGTACTGTTCTAATGATGGCTTGGATGAATGCAGAATCAATTCAAAAAACCCTGGCTACAGGTGAAGTTTATTATTGGAGTCGTTCCCGTTCTCAGTTGTGGCATAAGGGGGCAACATCTACACATATTCAAAAGGTAAAAGAGCTTTTTTATGATTGTGATGGTGATACAATTCTCATCAAAGTTGAGCAAGTTGGTGATATTGCCTGTCATACTGGAGTAAGAAGTTGTTTTTTTAATTCTGTGGGAATTTTACCTCATAAATTATAA
- the folE gene encoding GTP cyclohydrolase I FolE yields MTLSIRPELTSAADIISSLSNQQQPTVTEADMMQAVRTLLIGLGENPDREGLKDTPKRVVKALKFLTSGYDQSIDELLNGAVFTEDANEMVLVRDIDLFSSCEHHILPIIGRAHIAYIPNGKVIGLSKIARICEMYARRLQVQERLTLQIADALQGLLKPQGVAVVIEATHMCMVMRGVQKPGSWTVTSAMRGVFSEDARTREEFMNLIRHSANFK; encoded by the coding sequence ATGACTTTATCTATTCGTCCAGAACTAACTTCTGCTGCTGATATAATTTCATCTTTATCTAATCAGCAACAGCCAACTGTAACAGAGGCAGACATGATGCAAGCTGTACGCACTCTACTGATTGGATTAGGAGAAAATCCAGACCGTGAGGGATTAAAAGATACTCCCAAAAGAGTTGTTAAAGCGTTAAAATTTCTTACAAGTGGATATGATCAATCTATAGATGAACTGCTAAATGGAGCAGTATTTACAGAAGATGCAAATGAAATGGTTTTAGTCCGGGATATTGATCTTTTCAGTTCCTGTGAACACCACATATTACCAATCATTGGCCGCGCTCATATTGCTTATATTCCTAATGGTAAAGTCATAGGATTATCAAAAATTGCCCGCATTTGTGAAATGTATGCTCGACGTTTACAAGTGCAAGAACGGCTAACTTTACAAATTGCTGACGCACTGCAAGGTTTACTCAAACCTCAAGGGGTTGCAGTGGTAATTGAAGCAACTCATATGTGTATGGTGATGAGAGGAGTGCAAAAACCAGGTTCTTGGACTGTTACCAGTGCTATGCGTGGTGTGTTTTCTGAAGACGCACGCACTCGTGAAGAATTTATGAATTTAATTCGCCACAGTGCTAATTTTAAATAG
- a CDS encoding CobW family GTP-binding protein, protein MNTITLNTTNTIPEIPKQGMPITIITGFLGSGKTTLLNQILQNKQDLKVAVLVNEFGDINIDSQLLISVDQDMVELSNGCICCTINDGLVDAVYRVLEREERIDYLVIETTGVADPLPIILTFFSTELRDLTNIDSILTVVDAEAFDEEHFQSEAALKQITYGDIILLNKTDLVTPEKIQEVENFIHDIKHGAKILHTQYGEVALPLILDVGLTPKDKYIAIDDEDTHKHEHHHEHEHHHHHSDHLDNDGFVSISFQSDKPFDVHKFENFLTEEMPDNVFRAKGILWFSDSELRHIFQLSGPRYTLHADEWYTSPKNQVVFVGRKLDTNEIYTKLNKCLL, encoded by the coding sequence ATGAATACCATCACTCTCAATACAACAAATACAATTCCTGAAATTCCCAAACAAGGAATGCCCATTACTATTATTACGGGATTTCTCGGAAGTGGTAAAACTACGCTTTTAAATCAAATCCTACAAAATAAACAAGATTTAAAAGTCGCTGTTCTCGTCAATGAGTTTGGTGATATTAACATTGATAGTCAATTACTAATTTCTGTAGACCAAGATATGGTAGAACTTAGTAATGGCTGTATATGTTGTACAATTAATGATGGTTTAGTTGATGCTGTTTATCGAGTTTTAGAACGAGAAGAACGCATTGATTATCTAGTAATTGAAACCACTGGTGTTGCTGACCCTTTACCAATTATCCTAACTTTTTTTAGCACAGAACTGAGAGATTTAACTAACATAGATTCGATTCTCACAGTGGTAGATGCTGAAGCATTTGACGAAGAACACTTCCAGAGTGAAGCGGCTTTAAAACAGATTACTTATGGGGATATTATTCTCCTCAATAAAACAGACCTTGTTACCCCAGAGAAAATTCAAGAAGTAGAAAATTTCATCCATGATATCAAACATGGAGCGAAAATTTTACATACTCAATATGGTGAAGTTGCTTTACCTCTAATTTTAGATGTGGGTTTAACACCAAAAGATAAGTACATTGCTATTGATGACGAAGATACTCATAAACATGAACATCATCATGAACATGAGCATCATCATCATCACTCTGATCATTTAGACAATGATGGGTTTGTTTCCATTTCTTTCCAAAGTGATAAACCATTCGATGTGCATAAGTTTGAGAATTTCTTAACCGAAGAAATGCCAGACAATGTATTTCGAGCTAAGGGTATTTTATGGTTTAGTGATAGTGAGTTACGTCATATCTTCCAACTGAGCGGACCTCGTTACACTTTGCATGCTGATGAATGGTATACTTCACCGAAAAATCAGGTAGTTTTTGTTGGCAGAAAACTGGATACTAATGAGATTTACACAAAACTTAACAAATGTTTGTTATAG
- the thrS gene encoding threonine--tRNA ligase: MVSSLTQSQDSLNLHEDDKLTRIRHTSAHIMAMAVQRLFPGTKVAIGPVTEIGFYYDFDCPVSITPDDLGKIAIEMQRIIKVNLPIIREEVERAEIRAEIAELNEPYKLEILERIPESEIITRYFIGTPETGNSETSLFVTDIQPANNYWWDLCAGPHINFTGEIDPHAFKLLNVAGAYWQGDETKPQLQRIYGTAWQTKAELAAYLQLREEALRRDHRKLGQELNLFSIQEEAGGGLVFWHPNGAIIRYIIEDYWREAHLESGYQLLYTPHIANLNLWKTSGHFDFYQESMFDSMDVENQAYQIKPMNCPFHVLTYKHQLHSYRELPLRWAELGTVYRYERSGALHGLMRVRGFTQDDAHIFCLPDQIADEILGVLNLTEQILSDFGFKEYEVNLSTRPDKSVGTDDVWELATTALEQALNTKGWNYVVDAGGGAFYGPKIDIKIKDAIGRLWQCSTIQVDFNLPERFDMEYIAADGSRQRPIMIHRAIFGSLERFFGILIENYAGDFPLWLAPVQLRLLPVSDDFREYAKSVATDLKKAGFRVEVDSSGERLGKQIRIAQLEKIPVVAVVGKKEVESKTLSIRSRQAGDLGILTLTELVDHLQGAKD, from the coding sequence ATGGTCAGTTCATTAACCCAGTCTCAAGACAGCTTGAACCTGCACGAAGACGACAAACTTACACGAATTCGTCACACCAGCGCCCATATCATGGCAATGGCGGTACAAAGACTATTTCCAGGGACTAAGGTAGCAATTGGACCTGTCACAGAAATTGGATTTTACTACGATTTTGATTGTCCAGTCAGCATCACCCCTGATGACTTAGGCAAAATTGCAATCGAAATGCAACGGATAATCAAAGTTAACCTACCTATTATCCGGGAAGAGGTGGAACGAGCCGAAATTCGCGCCGAAATTGCCGAATTAAACGAGCCTTACAAGCTAGAAATCTTAGAACGTATACCCGAATCAGAAATTATCACCCGCTACTTCATTGGTACTCCTGAAACTGGTAATTCAGAAACTTCATTGTTTGTCACAGATATTCAACCAGCGAATAACTATTGGTGGGATTTGTGTGCGGGTCCTCACATTAACTTTACTGGTGAAATTGATCCTCATGCCTTTAAATTATTAAATGTTGCTGGTGCTTATTGGCAAGGTGATGAAACTAAACCTCAGCTACAACGGATTTACGGGACAGCTTGGCAAACAAAAGCAGAATTAGCAGCTTACCTCCAACTAAGAGAAGAAGCCCTCCGTCGAGATCATCGCAAGTTAGGTCAAGAACTTAACTTATTTAGTATTCAAGAAGAAGCCGGTGGTGGTTTAGTATTTTGGCATCCCAATGGCGCAATTATTCGCTACATAATTGAAGATTATTGGCGCGAAGCTCATCTAGAATCTGGTTATCAATTACTGTATACACCTCATATAGCCAATCTCAACCTATGGAAAACATCGGGTCATTTTGACTTTTATCAAGAAAGTATGTTTGACTCGATGGATGTGGAAAATCAGGCTTATCAAATTAAGCCCATGAATTGCCCTTTTCATGTTCTAACTTATAAACATCAACTTCATTCCTATCGAGAATTACCATTAAGATGGGCAGAATTAGGAACAGTTTATCGTTACGAACGATCTGGAGCATTACATGGTTTAATGCGAGTCAGAGGATTTACTCAAGATGATGCTCATATCTTCTGTTTACCTGACCAAATTGCTGATGAGATATTAGGAGTTTTAAATCTCACTGAGCAGATTTTATCAGATTTTGGTTTTAAAGAATATGAGGTCAATCTTTCTACCCGTCCTGATAAATCAGTCGGAACTGATGATGTTTGGGAATTAGCCACAACAGCACTAGAACAAGCTTTAAATACTAAAGGCTGGAATTATGTTGTTGATGCAGGTGGTGGAGCTTTCTATGGACCAAAGATAGACATTAAAATAAAAGATGCTATTGGTCGTTTGTGGCAATGTTCAACTATTCAGGTAGATTTTAATTTGCCAGAAAGGTTTGATATGGAATATATTGCTGCTGATGGTAGTCGGCAAAGACCAATTATGATTCATCGGGCTATTTTTGGTTCTTTGGAACGCTTTTTTGGCATTTTAATTGAGAACTATGCAGGGGATTTCCCCTTGTGGTTAGCACCTGTACAATTGCGGTTGTTACCTGTAAGTGATGACTTTCGAGAATATGCAAAATCAGTAGCAACAGACTTAAAAAAAGCCGGATTTAGGGTAGAAGTAGATAGCAGTGGTGAACGTTTAGGCAAACAAATTCGCATAGCACAATTAGAAAAAATTCCCGTTGTTGCTGTTGTTGGTAAGAAAGAAGTAGAAAGCAAAACTTTGAGTATTAGAAGTAGACAAGCTGGAGATTTAGGAATTCTGACTTTAACTGAACTTGTAGATCATTTACAAGGAGCAAAAGATTAG
- the hemB gene encoding porphobilinogen synthase — protein sequence MSSENSSTDNLLHLSQRPRRLRRTETLRKMVRETTLSVDDLIYPMFVMEGEEEKVEIASMPGCYRYSLDLLLEEIAEVSRLGINAVALFPVIPEDQKDDTGTESYNPEGLIQETVKAIKKAVPEILIITDVALDPFTTHGHDGLVDENGKILNDPTLEVLVKMALSQAEAGTDFVAPSDMMDGRIGAIRTALDAEGYINVGILAYSAKYASAYYGPFRDALDSAPKFGDKKTYQMDAANAKEALKEIELDIAEGADIIMVKPALAYLDIICQVKAATNLPVAAYNVSGEYAMIKAAAQYGWIDEKKVILETLTSMKRAGADLILTYFAKEVALMLM from the coding sequence ATGTCGTCTGAAAACTCGTCTACGGATAACCTCTTGCATCTTTCTCAGCGTCCTCGTCGTCTCCGTCGGACTGAAACTTTACGGAAAATGGTACGGGAAACTACTTTAAGTGTGGATGATCTGATTTATCCCATGTTTGTTATGGAGGGGGAAGAAGAAAAAGTAGAAATTGCTTCTATGCCAGGATGTTATCGCTATTCTCTAGATTTACTCCTGGAAGAAATTGCGGAAGTGTCACGGTTGGGTATTAATGCTGTTGCGCTTTTCCCGGTTATCCCAGAAGATCAAAAGGACGACACAGGTACAGAAAGCTACAACCCAGAGGGATTAATCCAGGAAACTGTTAAAGCTATTAAAAAAGCAGTCCCGGAAATCTTGATTATTACTGATGTAGCCCTTGACCCTTTTACTACTCATGGTCATGATGGTTTGGTTGATGAAAATGGCAAAATTCTCAATGATCCAACTTTAGAAGTGTTAGTCAAAATGGCACTTTCCCAAGCGGAAGCGGGAACTGATTTTGTTGCCCCTTCTGATATGATGGATGGTAGAATTGGGGCAATTCGCACGGCTTTAGATGCTGAAGGTTATATCAATGTAGGGATTTTGGCATACTCCGCAAAATATGCCTCTGCCTATTATGGACCATTCCGGGATGCTTTGGATTCTGCTCCCAAATTTGGCGATAAAAAAACCTATCAAATGGACGCAGCTAACGCGAAAGAAGCTTTAAAGGAAATTGAATTGGATATTGCTGAAGGTGCAGACATCATTATGGTCAAACCCGCATTAGCCTATCTAGATATAATCTGTCAGGTAAAAGCAGCTACAAATTTACCAGTCGCAGCTTATAACGTGAGTGGTGAATACGCCATGATTAAAGCGGCTGCTCAATATGGTTGGATTGATGAAAAAAAGGTGATTTTAGAGACTTTAACCAGTATGAAACGGGCTGGTGCTGATTTGATTTTAACTTACTTTGCCAAGGAAGTGGCTTTGATGTTGATGTAA